From a single Arachnia propionica genomic region:
- a CDS encoding TY-Chap domain-containing protein produces the protein MSWDDFEKRLFSTVMAFPSHTILIVGVPDQAGKTGTPFVQFGGIYAFGHNTTMTAELSLLNVGNQRVTFTDAQQAEFRELGFAPDEDGFTWKQELPWPTPSATIRNVVRACVIRLRDIGDVDSPERLVYKAWSYPDYRDEIPEEERSVGTDELDLPSLGLQRERA, from the coding sequence ATGTCGTGGGATGATTTTGAGAAGAGGTTGTTTTCGACTGTTATGGCGTTTCCGTCGCACACGATTTTGATTGTTGGTGTGCCGGATCAGGCCGGGAAGACGGGGACGCCGTTTGTGCAGTTTGGTGGGATCTATGCGTTTGGTCATAACACCACGATGACTGCTGAGTTGTCCTTGTTGAATGTCGGGAATCAGCGGGTCACCTTCACTGATGCGCAGCAGGCGGAGTTCCGGGAGTTGGGGTTTGCTCCTGATGAGGATGGTTTCACGTGGAAGCAGGAGCTTCCCTGGCCCACACCCAGCGCTACCATCAGGAATGTTGTTCGGGCGTGTGTTATTCGGCTTCGGGACATCGGTGATGTTGATTCTCCGGAGCGGCTCGTCTACAAGGCGTGGAGCTACCCCGACTACCGCGACGAAATCCCCGAGGAGGAGCGTAGTGTCGGGACTGATGAACTCGACCTTCCGTCCCTTGGTCTCCAGCGGGAGCGTGCCTGA
- a CDS encoding DUF6301 family protein: MIIFPPQEFITWANTLVQFPWPIQVDDFAPYAEKLGWKPTSLPDEFSVRAGNNGGRAILGDDEAGDVYELFLRMASNEAEDAEGAVGLNDHFVSCVAAGREAWGDPFLLEAGDGPGVTWRFPGDMFTQVTRGSRAVLFNFFTPQGKYQFV, encoded by the coding sequence ATGATCATATTCCCCCCACAGGAATTCATCACCTGGGCCAATACACTCGTGCAGTTTCCGTGGCCCATCCAAGTCGACGACTTCGCTCCCTATGCAGAGAAATTGGGCTGGAAACCCACCTCGCTGCCGGATGAGTTCAGCGTACGTGCCGGTAATAACGGCGGGCGTGCGATTCTTGGTGACGACGAAGCTGGGGATGTGTACGAACTGTTTTTGCGCATGGCGTCGAATGAGGCTGAGGACGCTGAGGGTGCTGTTGGGTTGAATGATCATTTTGTGTCCTGTGTTGCTGCTGGGAGGGAGGCGTGGGGGGATCCTTTCCTGCTGGAGGCTGGGGATGGGCCTGGTGTGACGTGGAGGTTCCCCGGAGACATGTTCACTCAAGTGACAAGAGGGAGCAGGGCTGTTCTGTTTAATTTCTTCACGCCCCAAGGGAAATACCAGTTCGTCTAG